atataaatgaataataatttcacttaagtataactccttgacggcggcgctggtcgagtttgtcggctgtagctgcggcgttggcggtgctggggacgtccgtttgttgctgttgttgatcgttgtggcgatgatgactagtccggtgcgtgaaaggtgttgtgcaggagggcgtgcgtacgggaagtcgcgtaaaaatctacttctggagagggtccgacgtgtgtcgcgcagtacactgtgtagagaaggttttctcgcgttttttcttgcctctgctccgactcgggatgtgaagatgcgacacgttttcgtgatgtttaccacatcactccacactcaactgtagatgcgaacgcgtgaaaatcgcttgccgtacggtctactgatgttttggaaggatttctcagtctttggaagttctatttctgccgtgttggtcggacgaatttttgtcgttaatagaacttcaccaatgtcggcgatggtggacaattattcacttttaatattgacttagcgtgaaatacaattaacttataacaactaaaacggcggcacctgctgaggaggcggcgatggtggcggagccttcggcttctgctgcgatagcgatggttgcagcggtgatattggtgtcggctgcgacggtagcggctacggcggtgacggcggcggcttcgacctctgcggcgatggtggagttgagtgcggcggcgaaagtggctgcggcagcgatggcggctgcggctgcggaactcttacttatctccaatcggttgttgcggctgcctgctgagcgattgtgcttgcgcagactgcgatttgttgatggggatgatgaagtgcttgagtttttcaattttgcaggttctgggaattcgggatcttagttgttgatgctgttggtgcgagttccggggtcgccaattaagtaattaacattacttatatttttattaaaatatttaagcgaacatttaatattaatggttttacatattattagtcctaattctaatcagcgaactcaacatcaattctagtcagcgaactcaactccaattctatttttcaaatcaaaaagacttcagtgttctttttttaattccaaacttaataatcaaaaatcagtgacaggtctgaaaaacataattactgcgatcttccactcccttggcgtgctacgcaaagtggatagatccgcgccatctatattgctcgcactcgcaacattcgaaataaatttcgaatgctgcgaatcctgccgcgccacaagaccatcgcacctcaacatcggccgttgattgccgtcctgcaaatgaagccaccgataaagcagcgtgaggaacgcactggcccgcgacgcattaatgggggcgatttggtgagaagaaagaagaaacgatctcactcatacgattgccgaccattacgaatgtggaagaatcatggaaccaaatgaaagacacgatccacaaagcagcctctgcaaccctcggggtcaccaagccgggtaaacggtacctcaaccgagatacttggctttggaatgatgatgttgaaatgaacgtccgtgaaaagaaacgcctctaccacaaatttctcgacgataaaacgtctgctaattggcaaatttataagaatgccaaccgggaagcaaacaaagcggtcgctgtcacccaagcgaaccatttcaaaaatctttacgataaactggacactcgggatggtgagagagatctgtatcgacttgctaaaagccgtaatgaacgcacacaggatatcgaacacttctgttacgttaatgacaagaacggtactttgcttaccaaccgtcgagccgcaacggatagatggcgagaatacttcgagcagatttcaactgaagaatttgctcaagtcggggaaagccacaagacctgactacatcgcatctgagctctggaaagcgaagagctgggacccaacactgtgactcagtgaattctttaaccgggttattcaggaaggaagaacaccatctaactgggaagaaagtaccactgttccaatatggaaaaagaaaggtagtccagcagaatgttcaaattaccgtccgatccggttactttcccataccacgaagatttttgaacgcattcttgacaactgtattcgcgaaatcgttgaaataaccatgtatcaagccgaatttgtcaaaaactgcggaactactggcgcaatacacgctgcgcggttacacatggaaaaacaccatgagaagcatcgccctctttacattgcatttctggatctagagaaagcgtttgaccgtgtggcacacgaactaatctggtatgctttacgagaaCACTTAGtgacagaagaactcgtgcgctgggttcaattgctctaccacgatccgaaaagtaaagttcgaagtatggccggtgtatcaaaaccgctgcaTGTCTCTGTAGCgatctctcaccactcctctttgttcttgttatggacaccgtcacacgggacatccgacgtccagcgccctacacactgctttatgcagatgatgttttcctagcatctaatagcaaaaatgatctcgagcaacttgtccaaatatggaatgatcgcctcatgcaacacagtctcagattgaatttaaacaaaactgaatttttgacggcaggcacaatcactgtcagcggcagtgatctgcccagaactgagagatttaaatacctcggatcaacgctatcagccaatgaagaactgcgttatgaaattgcttcacgcattaacgcaacctggatggaaTGGCGTTCAgcaacttgtgttctttgtgatcgacgtttcaacgaacgtctcaaatataaaatttttgtcgtctgccctgtcgccctctacggttgtgagtgttggccgactataaaatacaatgaacggcgtcttacggtaatggagaccaagacggtgcgttggactagtggtctgacacgttttgatcatatccgaaatgatcgtggaaaaatttcgagagaggcgtcttcgatgggtcacgcaatgagaattcacttgcgaagattggtctgagcatcggagtcgatggtaaacaactaaaaggccggccgaaacaacggtggcttgacacgctggatggggatttaacaACCTCGAAGTTGCACCcggatcaagcattcgatagatccaaatggcgaaaccgttcacgacaagccgacagtgcttgtgaacaggacaaaagctgaagaaaaagaagaagaagaattggcaTTCGGGTGAAATAATGAAgttccatttatgaagaatctacttctccccagctctttttaaggatttgtgttattaaaatcgattcaacgttAGTCTGTCCGTCTATCGCGATGACTCGCGATAAAAGTAACCGCCGGCTGTGTTTCGGGCCCCTATATTTGGAAACATCCTTTCCACTcttgagctgatagtcgccgctttctgTCCAATAAGCTTTAAGTGGGGCTTAAAGCTCAGCTTGTAGTCGAATGCTACCtacaggtatttcagcgatagctgagagctaacaacatgcgctCCAATGCAATTTTCCACAGTTTTCTGTTTTCATCGTTCTATAAAGGGCACCAACTCCGTTTTGTGTTCAGCAAACTTCAACCCGTGGTCTTTAAGTCAAGACTTGATCATCCGCATGGTCCCGTTCGCATATATCtctacttcgtcggggtgattggatcttatgaccactccaacgtcatctgcgaatccggtGACAATGGCTTCTTTAGCTGCTGGGAGCcataaaacgccattatactTTAAGTTCCAAAGCAGAAGGCCCAGAGCAGACCTCTGCGGAATtccgttattacatacatattCGACCCTTAGTCCGAATCATAAAGTGGCTTCCACTGTCGGATGTTGTCGAAGattgtatttaatatatattttggcgttTGTGCCGCTATGAGCGCTTCCATGATATGATTCAATCTGGCAGAAttaaacgcgttcttgatgttgaGAGTCACCAGCGCGCAGTATTTTCTTTTGTCGTAGACTTTTCTGGTACGTTCAAAAGcaagtttggtagcatcaaccgctgaccgagctttccggaagccaaactgtcTATTTGAAAATTAACCCCCGCTTTGATAGTGAATATTGAATATAGCCGATTATAGATTACCTGCTCCAGAACCTtgtctattgtattcagaagacagataggtctataggatgttggttcatcTATCGGCTTACttgtcttcgggatcaatacaagcttttgtatttttcacTCTGAGGGGAAAGACGCTTCTTTTAGGCACTCTGCAAATATCTGTGCGAACGTGCTTGGTGCCATTCTGATTATTTCAGCTCCTTGTTGGGGTTTCGATCAATGCCGAGTGCTGCGGTATTCCGGACCCTTTCCACTGCGTCCAAGACTTCTTCTGTGCTTACTGGTAGGATGTGTTCCGgactcattggtatcattgggaagtGTTTTTGATGACCACcttgtttctggtttcttcaggtgaggatttattgttctggatCTCTTATCAATTGTAATATATGTCaactggtggtcgctatgcgtgtattcttcgctaacatgccagtgtaTACGCTTGACCAATGAATTGCTTACAAAAGTAAGAAGCACGACGGAGCCTAGCTCCCCACACCTAAAGGTGTTTACGTTTCCGATATTGGCCAATGTGacgtttaggcaggagaaaacctctagtaggattcttctccttttatttgtttcccggcttccccactccagtgCCCAAGCGTCgaagtcgccagcaataatttttGGGTTCGAATCTTTGACGTCTGTCGTTAGTCTATCAAGCATGTTACAATATTCTGGGATTCTCATATTTGGagcggcataacagctgtaaatgcaGAGGTCATCGATCGTAACCCTCAGAAAATCGCATTCGTGatgcttcattgcttgctgcAAGGCTCGATTGTCGCAAGTCAACACCACAGCCTTTCTACTTATGTCTGTTTCCCAAACGCCTTgatggaggcttttgtattgttcgcagacaatagcaacatcaatttctGTGCTAGTAGGTCCTAGGCGActtggcagtgatttagattcagATGGATGACTCTCATTTACGTAGGGTCATAAAAGCGATCCTGTAGACTCGATACCCTCCTCCtttttgtgttcgcctaatTCACGTTACATTGTCGCCCAACTCCTTTAGCGTAGCATCTGCCTTAACCCTTCGTAAAATAACAGCATAGGACAGATGCTCTTTTACTGTTATTACCAGCGCTTCTTGGCGATTTCGTTTCGTAATCATTCTTCCTGCTTCACTCCACTCATTCATCATCAggatcatcgtcaacggcgcaacaactagtatccggtctaggcctgccttaataaggaaccccagacaccccggttttgcgccgaggtccaccaattcaatatccctaaaagctatctggcgtcctgacctacgccatcgttccatctcatggatggtctgcctcgtcttctttttctgccatagatattgcgtttatagactttgcgggctggatcatcctcatctataaggattaggtgacccgcccaccgcaacctgtcgaaccggattttatacacaaccagacggtcgttgtATCGATcaaagatttcatcgttatgtaggctacgaaatcgtccatcctcatgtagggggccaaaaattcttcagaggattgttctctcaaacgcggccaagagttcgaagcttttttgctaaaaacccaggtctccgaggaatacataaggactggcaagatcatagtcttgtacagtaacaactttgaccctatgacgAAACGTTTCGAACCAAACagtacgaagaagaataaggataggagaatataactttgagaccgttgacaatttctcctatctagggtcaaaatcacaaccgataacagttacgatgatgaaatccgcgcacggttgttgtcagccaacagagcctatttcagcttacaaagacagttccgctcgaaacgtttcaccatagggtcaaagctcttactgtacaagactatgatcttgccagtcctcatgtattgcgaactgttggccgcgttcgagagaagaattctccgaagaatttttggccccctacatgaggatggacaattccgtagtctacacaatgacgaaatctatgagcgataccatgaccgtccggttgtggataaaatccggctcaataagttacgatgggcgggtcacttaatccgtatggatgaggatgatccaacccggaaagtctataagggcaatatctatggtagaaaaagaagacgaggcagaccctgcctaagatgaagcaacggcgtaggtcaggacgccagacagcttttaggaatatcgaattggtggacctcggcgcaaaaccggggtgtctggagttccttattaaggcaggcctagagcggatacccgttgttgcgccgttgatgatgatgatgtacaaataactaaaaaaaaagttaaaacatttaaaaataagatattcACATACTTCCTGCCGTTCGGATGAACCCATTTtatatgacgtcatacacgtcttagagtacaatcaattcacataaaatgcaaAACTTTCATACTCTATAGCGTTGTTAACAgtagttgaatttccttcaaacttcccatttTTGTCACACAATACctcaataaaaaatcaaatatctCTTATCTCAGGATTCTCATCCTGTAAACGCTCAGGATTCTCATCCTGTAAACGGACATTTAACCATTGTGACCTCACGAAATCCACCCACCCACAATCCACTATCCACCAAAGTAATCACCATTGGTTTGAACATTTGATAATCGTTGCTGGTGTGTGTATGTAATAAGTAATTGTCGTTTTCTTCTCCTCCTTTAGCTGTTGTCCGGTTCACAATCTAGGTTAGCTCGTTATTTGGAATTAATATATTTAATAAACGGGTTTCAGATGAGACCGTTTTGaagaactttgttaatagtttaCAGGCAGAGAGAATACGTTCAGCTTATATAGGTATGGCATAATGTATTCTAGACTATTAGCTTCAATCTAGTGCTGGCATTTCCAAAAGTTTTTAGAATAAATTCAACCGAAGAAGACAAATTTGccgctataactttgctaataatagcaaAATTAATATCAAACTTTATGGTACTATATGTTCTCTTATGAATTCAATTTACAATGGAATAAAAAGCAACAACAGCAAATGAAAGCCCCATATGGCTCCCTACAAAATCCCATATAGCCCCCATCAAAATACTATAAATCTCAAAAAGTGATTAAGCCAATTGCGCATCTTAcacaggttttgtgtgaaacaaaacattattagaacCGGTTTGCTATCTGTCGGCCTGTCTGTCCGTGTCCCTGTCTGCCTGCCATAccaatttttctcggaaacggttatagcgattgacacaaaatttggtggaaaggtaggaactgtgaacgctcacgaatacagtgagttacatcattctatgcCGAATTTCAGGGGGTCCCTATATACGCCAGAGGGGTCGGCGTACATTTtttgttcaccgaatatggtcatgcggggtgtcaaatgaaaggtctcggtcaaTGCTACccagctgaaaaatctgaaaaaaaacgacGTTGTAATTGCCTCATCAATAACAGACTTGGTAGCAtatctgtgcacgtgcacacgAAGGAACCAAGAAAGGATACTTCGGAAAACACATCATGTGGAAATCTTACCGAGTTCCTCAAAGGAATTGCGGAACCTATAGAGGGTGAAAGAAACGAGCAAGGAAGTGGACCTGCTGCCTACAGAAGAGGCAgcagtagtcccagtggtaatttcagcgacgggattagtcccgcagaatttacataaagcgctgaaaacgctcgatcttagggctggattatacatggagatgcaaaaagcggttattctTGCAaactgtgctatagtccgaagagtcctgtccggtaacaatctgacctagtgggtttcagtcttgattcgcactgtcttcgattcaagatccatgtctctgtagtgtagaaccaccgcgtcattggctgaagtgtttgcgacaatcgggatgtagcaatgcattttcgcatggtcgcacacactttgcgttaaaacgcatcatcgctgtgatgcgggcctttgaatGTTGCCTTCaatccatccttaggttggtcacccctcggtccggttgggcgggaagagggtccgtgggctttttttaactatatatatatttttatggatggaggtggaagtcTTACAAAGACGCTggtgcgccaggttgcagtagtatgtgtgggattcgcacccactaaaaccacccccacttttctgcccctccccgcgggaccaccatgaaatattacttcgcgagggagGCTCTGCTTCGCAATACCAGCTCggccatgtcgcgtctccgtcgcgtcgccttcgagctcgatccaactccaggaaatTTGCCTGCAACACGGTTACTgcttcatttaccgccatccagctttcctccgacttcaacatttcttccaccaggttggggggctcgatgtccgcccccaagatgctcttcaacctccttttctggtGCAGAAATCGGAGGCAATGGAACATAATGTGCTCCGGGTTGAGTTTAGCACCACATTCAGAGCAGTTGGAAGattcgtccaactcgaagcgatgcaagtgcttcctatagccactgtgtcccgtaaggaaatgTGTCAGagaaattcaattctccgtgcattcggtcgacccatttctcgatacgcgggatcaatgtatgggtctactggcccttgtcggagttatcccaccgttgttgccacttgccacacaattctctcctgatggcttttcggaaatccgcattcacctcggctggatttgccttccgtttttcgtagagccagtgtgcctcgctcgctagaagatctatagggatcattcccttGATgatgaaactcagcttggcatcgatcatcacccccaggtatttgacaattgattttgagacgacctcacgattaccaacccgcatGTTAACTGTGTTGtttttcctacggttggtaatgaggaccgccttcgtcttttcgtccgccaagtctagcttggccattcgtaaccatgacttgatggtatgaatggcttcacaCATCcttgggatgctttgcaattgcaactaccgccaggtcttccgcaaaaccaatcagcgttgtctcctccggcacgcgtaagccaagaactccgtcgtacattatgttccagtggtctcaatacagaaccttcaggcacacctgctgtcacaatgtattcTTTCGGCCCATCGTCCGCCTCGTACCAGAGaaatctgtccgaaaggtaactttcgattagccgagccaagtagctagaacacccagtttggccaaagcgcctttaatccagccccaattggctgagttaaaagtatttttgaaatccagcgtcaccagagcacagcatatGCCTATGGACATTGCATTTCGACCTTTTGACCATTgcattccacgacctttgctactacatcgaccgtagaacgggctcgccgaaacccatattttcgctctgaaagaccacccgcaagctcgatgaacgggagcagcctgttgtatatcaccctctccaacatcttccccatggtgtctaagaaacaaatagggcgatatgaagagggcacaccATGTGGCTtttgggcttcggtagcaacaccagcttctgcctcttccactgggcgggaaatatcCCTTCCGCCAtgtacgattcgaatgtgcttgcgaaccaccttggtctggccttgaccgccaccttcagagagttgttcggaattccgtcaaatcccggagccttgctatccccagtgcgtctgcagatttcccgaagttcctcttcggtctcaccagggatcgagaagacatcctgctgagctgccagttggggttctctttcatcCTGCACCTGCTGGGGGGaaaagttgtaattatttgcaacaagagccgtagGCATGTCActcgaggtgatttttgcccggggatcttgttcattacaacttggtaggctgtaccccacggaatcccgcttgcttctccgtacggccttcttaaggttgcttcgcaggtCCCTgcattcctcctcacgctcctggtgctccggccttcccctgtgggaaagtctcctcgctcggagacaagaggatctcaaggcagcgatctccgtgttccaccagtagtttggcctcttgccgtggtgcaaacatcgttgtggcatcgtagcgtcgcatacTTCGGTTACTCGCTGAGGCAGccgtgtgaccctttccaccgctgttccatccggatcatgggctccctccaatgccgccaggaatgtctcctcatcgaaagctccgatagaccaaccaaccgctttagcctttccatctccagagcgtcgttgactgcctccccggttcccaatgcggagaaAGATATCCTGGTGGTTactgtgggtatagtgctcactcacttgccaagccatctcgtagatgggacgagtctacgaaaggtcggtggacgcatagGCTCATtgccaacattagggtgtggcttgagcgaaaacatggggagaccaactaccacataatatatatatatacaaatgaAGCTTGCGGGCTgatttagatagatatatttgtacattaaatcagcggtatttaatatacgcgtccggatggctcaagtggttaaagcgctggGCTGCCGTGCCGGAGGTTGTGGTgccaatctcactggtggcaaaggaAATTgtttatcatgactggatgtcggataccagtcgactcagctgtgaatgagtacctgagtcaaatcaggataataatctcgggcgagtgcaatgctgatcacattgccttctTCAGTGTAATGTTACACTGTATTACGTTACAGCCTTGAATTACTTCAAGGatctgatctaatatggattgttgggccagtgattattattattcaatataggtattgtatatgtatgtaaatttgCATGCTCTTTTgctcgaagtaaatcggaaatatgcgtACGATCAGTTTATATACGAGCACGTATATATATAGTATTCGGCAATAGGTAATACTTGTTTGCTtatggtgagcataatatcgatgtctgtaatatgtataaTACGTATAACttgaagtttggaaaaaaattatgaaagaatattttgggtCTTTAGCTaattacgaatggaaaaacggaaAGATGAATAcgccaacttccggtattccgacttgttagaaATTACAGGATGGATTTAGGAAatctttttttataatattttagaaaattttaggAAAAACTTTAATATACATTTATCCTGAATTGAAAAGACTCCAAGTATTTATCCACCCCTGAGGATGTAAACAACTAGGCTCAATTTGGTTTGAATATAAGATGGAATCTGCTTTTCCCCCACAACATTCTAAGCACCATCTGCCATTCCCTAGCTTACGCTCATATCAAAATATTTGGGTCCTGATAATATTGTCATTTATGGAAGTCAGAGGCTAAGGGGTAAACCCGTGAAATGTGCACTAATTAGATAAATGCGTTGGTGTTACTAAAACGTTAGATGATTGGAGGCTACAGGCGCTTTGATACGAGCCGCGCACAGTAAGTTTTTGGGCATGCCGTGTTAGGTTAAGGAGTTGGTGCGCAAAAACATCACTTTAAATCTCCGCCTGaggttctttttatttttttcgcatttttcaGTTCCACAGCTGGAGAGGCGCCGTTACAATGGTGGTTGCCACTTTGCCACGGTTAGCTACCCCGCAGCCGGTGTTTAAGCTTCTTGCGAACTATGCGCAGTGCAGACACCGGTTCCTGCTAAACATTAGCTCTAAACagataatgtgtcaaacgacaCTGCTTTGTCACCACAAATATCCGCCGCAACGTCCTTTCGCCGACTACAAAAAGGGAAGTTTCCAAACAGTGAATCCAGTAAAAGGCCGTGAAATAATCCAGAATGTCATCGAACAGAAGCGCGATATCCTCCGGCAGAAGAAACTGCATTTGGTCAAAGACCTTCAGGAAACGAAGACCCGAGTTCAGGAGAAGGTTCGCGAAAAAGTCGGGGAGGTTATCGAGAGGGAGAACATATTTACAATCCCAAATTTCCTCACTGTCGGACGCGGCCTCCTCTCACCGTATCTGGGGTACGTGATAATTCAAAGTGATTACAAACTGGCGATGGTCCTACTGATCACGGCCGGCATAACAGATCTGGTAAGATTCCGTTCATGCGTGGAAATCTTGCTcttataattttcttttaagCTTGACGGGCAGATAGCGAGACGATGGCCGCAACAGGCCAGCAAATTTGGTTCCTTCATTGACCCTATGGCGGATAAACTGCTTATTGGGTCGTTGGTTATATCAATGGGCTATTGCGATTTACTGCCAATTTGGTTGTCCGGTATGATTTTATTCAGAGATGCCTTTTTAATTGGCGCAGGATTTGTTATTCGATACATCAGTCTTCCACCACCTGTATGTACACGTAGTTAACAGCAAAAGCGGCAAACCTAAACTTCACTGAAACCACTTCTTTTCCAGAGAACGTTTACTCGGTACTTCGACGCCACTCACGTTACTGCCCAATTAGAACCTACATTTA
The window above is part of the Hermetia illucens chromosome 3, iHerIll2.2.curated.20191125, whole genome shotgun sequence genome. Proteins encoded here:
- the LOC119652843 gene encoding probable cardiolipin synthase (CMP-forming), with amino-acid sequence MVVATLPRLATPQPVFKLLANYAQCRHRFLLNISSKQIMCQTTLLCHHKYPPQRPFADYKKGSFQTVNPVKGREIIQNVIEQKRDILRQKKLHLVKDLQETKTRVQEKVREKVGEVIERENIFTIPNFLTVGRGLLSPYLGYVIIQSDYKLAMVLLITAGITDLLDGQIARRWPQQASKFGSFIDPMADKLLIGSLVISMGYCDLLPIWLSGMILFRDAFLIGAGFVIRYISLPPPRTFTRYFDATHVTAQLEPTFISKVNTVVQLLTIGISLGAPIWMYADHPVLHGLWYITGATTVAAALSYILKKDTYKILKKPH